The DNA region AAAAGACAAGTTCTGTAGCAAGGTTTTCAGGGTGGGGGTcattttgttcatattttcagacagacaaacacagctTTATATTTTAACCAGCTCTATAGCAGATTGAAACATCTCTGgggaccagccactagagagcATCAAATCCATATTCTCCTAGCTTGGGTTATGCTTCTACTGACCCCGGCCCTCCACCCAGGTGAAATCTTTGGGTCCCATGTTGGCCTCTCCAATTTCAGGAGATTTTGGACTAGATTTTATTTGCAAGCCCTGCCACAAGGGAAGATTTGATTGTCTGTATTGCACGGGGGCCAAGCCTACCGTCAGTGCTTAAATAAACACTAGCAATACTCCGCGCGTATTACACTCGAACGTCAATGTGCTGCTCAAACCTTTGTGATGTATCCCTTGCCTCTGAATGGGTTAGCATCAGAGAGGAAACAGCTCCCTTTATAACAGGTGAGACCCACACTGGCTTGGGAACAACCCCACCTGAAGCTAACGGGGACAATCCCTGCTGGGTTTGGTCCCTTACCTACTTCACTGGGGGTTAATGAATGTTGggaaggtgctttgagatccttaaagAGTAGATGCTACTGAATATGTACCACCTGTCTGCCTCGAGCCCTGTGGGTGAAAAGCAAAGGATCATGATCCCCATTTTTcactgagggaaactgaggcagagagtgggaCGTGACtggccccaggtcacccagcaggccagaggcaAAGCTAGAAATAGAAGGTCTCCTGCATCCCCGTCCAGTGCACTGGCCCCTGGGCCACATGActgacagcacccactgctttCTGGCCTGCAGCTTCCCTGTGTAATATTGTTAACTGGGCTCTGAAGGCTTCAGCACAGTTGCACgtggctgtttttttgtttgttttttttggttagaCGAGCCTGTTTCACTCACTCACCCCAGCAAGTTCCATTTAATAAATCGCGTGTTGCAGTTTAGTCCTTCCAGCATCTGGATTTCTTTGTGTGTCAGGTGAAAGTCGTATACCTACACAGAAGAAACAGCCTTTGACTCTAAGCCCAGGTTCCCAGGTCTGCCAGGAGACGCAAGTCCACAGCAAAGCATGGAAGACGCGGGCAGATATTCTGTAAGGCTGGGAAATGCAGCCCTTGGAGTCTGAGTGGTACCAGGAGGCTGGATATGGGGAATGGCAGGGTGTGGGCGTGGGACTTCCCCAGTGTGCACACGGGAGGTTACTGTGTGGCAAGCTGCTGTGCTAAAACTCACCCTCTGCCTAGCCCTGCAGCAGACAGGCCCAGACATTTTGCGTGTCTCTCTCTGAGGCTAAGGGCAGATCTTCTGTTGTGGGGGCCCGGCTCTGAGGATTTGTTTAGCACAGCTTTACCAAATGGGCATGGCCACTCACTCAACTCCTCAGTGAAAGGACAAAAATCCCACCCCAGATGTCTGGGCCACAATCTATTCCCACAGCTGCTTCCCTGGCCTGGACGTGTTTTCATCCAGATTGTCACAGCTGGAGCCGGGACAAGAATCACTCTGACGGCTTCCAAAAAACTCTGTTAACAAGCTTCCCAGGTACTGCGTCACGCTACCTCtcacaagggggaggggggcctgTGCATGCCAACCCAGGCTGTTTAACAGTCAGACCTCGCTCTGTGTTGTCTTCTACAAGGAGAAAACCCACTTAGGTTTCCAAGCTGAGGGCCTACAAGCATATCCCTGAACAGAGGGGCTAACCCTCAGGCTAGCAATACTTAAGCGTCCCTTGAACTAGCCATTCAAATCCTGCTGGGTACAGCTCGGCTTTGGTACGAGTCCCCAGCCGTCGCTTGTGTGAAGCGTCTCACCCTGCTCTGGTGACAGTAACACTTCAGCCATTCGCCAGGAGCGGAAGAGGGCTCCCGGCTTGCTAGCCATTCCCGTTACCTCTGCGTTCTCCACGATGCGGGCCGGGGTGATGCTTTTCGGGATGGTGGCGATGCCCCTCTGAATGTGGAAGCGGATGAGAACCTGCAGAGAGAGCAGGAGCTGGTGAGCCAGGACACGTGGCTGGTGCGGTGGCCAGGGGGAGCACAGCCAGCgtgaagagaaagagagacccaTTTTTCCACACTCCACCCACAACTCCCCACCTCCTGTGTAGCTTAGATAGGGTGTTGCACGTCTATACAGAGAAACACCACTAGGGCCAGTGCTGTCCCCCGCCTCACCTGAGCGCTGGTCTTTCCATGCTTCTGAGCGATCTCATTCACTGTGGGATTCTCCAGGAGAGGCACAGGGCTGTTCTCCCCCGAAGGGCTAAGGGAAGGAATTTGGAGAGTCCTAAACAACGGCTGCTGTTCTCGGAGAACAGGCAGCACTTTGCAAACAGGAGGCTGGTGGGGAGTCGCCTTCACAACACCGCTGGGAGGCAGCAAAGCCTCCTGCTGCTGGTTGGAGAAACAGGGaagggaaggaactgagggattcTGTCACTCCCCCTGAGTCAGCGACAGCCTCGACAAACACGAACACCGGCTGCTAATTACAGCCAGGGCCCCTCCCTGGCCCAGCTCACTCAGCTTCTCCCCTGCTTTGTCACCATGCAGCGGGGCTGCACCCCAGAACTCATCATGCAGAGGGACCCCTGTTATGTTGGCCAGGCTCTTGATAAAGATAAAAGAATCCAGTAAATGCTATTGAGCCAAGCTACTCCACCCATGTCAGTGAAATCAAACTGGAGTGACAGCAGACTCTGGGCCAGTTAGCCTAGTGAAGATCTCAGCCAGACCTTGGCTGGGTGGGCCAGGGTTACCAGCCACGAAGGCAGAGGACCCAGCTTGTATCTCAGAGCCACCCCAGGCTACAGAAACACCTTCCAGGTCTCCAGCTCACACTCACTCCATTTGCCAGACAGTCAGCACAGAGCCCTGCGATGCCAGTTCAGGGCAAAACTGCCCCTTTTTGCTACAGCTGTGTGCTGTGGGCATCTACTGTCCCCAGAAGGTGCTGTCTgagtcatggaatcatagaatatcagggttggaagagacctcaggaggtcatctagtccaaccccctgctcaaagcaggaccaattcccatctaaatcatcccagccagggctttgtcaagcctgaccttaaaaacctctaaggatggagattccaccacctccttaggtaacccattccagtgcttcaccaccctcctagtgaaatagtgtttcctaatatccaacctagacctcccccactgcaacttgagaccattgatccttgttctgttatctgccccactgagaacagccgagctccatcttctttggaaccccccttcaggtagttgaaagcagctatcaaccccccgttcatttttctcttctgcagactaaacaatcccagtcccctcagcctttcctcataaatcatgtgcttcagccccctaatcatttttgttgccctccgctggactcttcccaatttttccacatccttcttgtagtgtggggaccaaaactggacacaatactccagatgaggcttcaccagtgccgaatggaggggaataatcacttccctcaatctgctggcaatgcccgtacttatacagcccaaaatgccgttagccttcttggcaacaagggcacactgttgactcatatccagcttctcgtccactgtaacccctactccttttctgcagaactgctgcttagccagtcaccAGCATCGACTGTGGAGCAGCAAGACCCCCACCCCTTTTACCTCCCCCTCTTCTCTGATTAGCTCACTGGCCATTCTCCCTTTACAGGTGACTTTTGGAGCACGGTTCCGCTCTGAGAAACCATCATCATTGGAGTCTGTGACTCCAGATCACACACGTACCGTGTTCCTCTAATGCCGCGCAAACCTTGCCCCGCTATCCAAGGACCACCCTGGCTTCCTTCCGGCGCCCACGCTCACAAGGTAGTTGCTCCTTCTGGAATGAAGGCGGAGGTTCCCCCAGGGATACCCGAGCCAGACTGGAATCCGGCTCCCTGGTGGGGGGAAACGCTGATCTCTGAGTGTTAACAAGCAGGCAGGACTGACAACAGCACCGCCTGGGTCCTGTGTGTATTCACCCTCCAGCATAGCCTACTGCTTTAGATCTACCCTCCAAGGCCACATGTTAGGGGTGACtcaccagggcagggctgggcagccgAAGGGACTGTATGCAATGAGGACAATCCCCTTAGACTTGCAGTACTccaccagctggggctgggtcaggtAGGGATGCAGCTCCACCTGGTGGAGAAACAGTTATTGTATCTCATGCCCCCGTCCCATTGCCTCAAGGTGCTCAGGAGTGGGTTCTGAAGTGCCGGGAAGTCCTTCCCTAGGAGGGACGAGTGCAGCTTTCATTGGAAAGCCCAAAGCTGGAGCCTGGTTTGCTGAATATTAGGAGCCTCCACAGCCCAGGGTCAGATgagcctccctcctgccctgggcaagtcttctcttctctgcccAATCCCACATGCCTCTCCCAGCATGCTGGACCGAGCATCAGATGCAGCCTCCTTCCTCCATACCCTGGCCTAAGAGAGGGGAAgcaaggctcaggctgcagatttctgccagatcatagaatatcaaggttggaagggacttcagggggtatctagtccaaccccctgctcaaagcaggaccgacaccaactaaatcatcccagccagggctttgtcaagcttgaccttaaaaacctctacggaaggagattccaccacttccctagggaacccattccagtgcttcaccaccctcctagtggacCAGGACCTAGTGGATCAGGCCCGATCAATCCCCCTTCACAGCATTCCCCAGGGCCGCCTCCTGCAGCGTTACCTATTGGCCAGTGACAGCGGCTGGCTTGGAGAAGGGACACATGACTGGCTGCAGGAAGACAGAACCTAATTGATTAGGCCAGTGATTCTCAGCCTTCTCTACACCATGCCCTGCCCCCTACGTTAAGAGGCAGCTTGGCCTAGTTAGGAGCAATTCGGAGCCATGAGACTTGGGCTTTAACTTCCCCCTCTCCATGATTGTTTCCCCTTTGCCCGGTTTGTCTATTTGGACCGCTGGCTTTTCAGTGCAGGGACTCTCTCACtgagcacagtggggtcccaaGCTTGGTTGGGCTCTGTGCTTCTGGGATACAAAGAAGCCCTTTTGGGGGGCAAGCCCTCAAAGAAGGAGCACAACCTCTCTGGCTCTGCCCAAGCTGTGAACCCAGCACTCAAAAGTCTGCTTAGCACAATACAGCAGATGACACAGCGGCAGCTTCCCAATTACTATTTGCAACTATAAGCAGCCCGATGCAAAGGTAGCATAAGCACTCCTCGGAGCGGAGACACCATTGCTACAGGCAGagcaggtgagagagacaagcttttgagctgcacagagctgaagGAGACTCACtcgccttgtctctctcatattcgGGGACCAGCCTAGACCACCATGGCAAACGACACCATACAGGTGTAACTCATATGCTGCCCGATCACAAGCCTTTACCTGGTTGGCGGCAGGTTTGATCCTGCACACGGACAGCAGCCTCTCCAGCTGGGAGACATTGAAGTTGGAAACTCCCACCGATTTCACCAGGCCTTCGTCCACCAGCTTCTCCATCGTCTGCCAGGAAAACAAAGAGgtgctggatgatttagttggggattggtcctgctttgagcagggggttggactagatacttcctgaggtcccttccaaccctgatattctatgattctatgcagcaGGTCACGGGCTGGGCCTGCACAGCTGTGGAAACGCAGGGGGCTGCTGGAATAACGGGCGACTGACAATGCATTGGCTGGCTTTGCCAGGGTGCTGGAATGCTTGCAGCTGCCACCGGCTTCACccggagctgtgggtgctcagcacctgtgtcAAAGCCCACCAACTCCTTAGGGGCGTCGACCCAGATCCTCCAACGGAGTGAGGCACTGGTGCCTGTATACCTTCGAGGAGGTGGGCCCAGGCGCATGCAACAGGCCCAGCGATTGGTGCTCTCACGTGCCACAGAAGATCCTGGCCTGGTGCTTACGTTGGCAGAAGAGGGTCCTGATCATccttggacattaggaaaaagttcctaactgtcagggtggttaaacactggaataaattgcctagggaggctgtggaatctccatttctggagatatttaagagtaggttagataaatgtctatcagggatggtctagacagtatttggtgctgccatgagggcaggggactggactcaatgacctctcgaggtcccttccagtcctagagtctatgaatctatgaatccttccCACCCTTCTGTCCTCCACGCCCACCCAGAGTAGGTGTGCAGCTCCTGGTACAACTGTGATCAATTGGATTCAAGTGGCTAATCTCCATCTCTCCACGTACTTAGGTTGGGCCGTCAGGCAGTGCCGAGAATGGAGCGCTTTAAAATGCAGCCTCTGCCTCAGGCACCCGCACAGCACAGCTTTGCCACGCAAGCTGCAGTGATGTGCCCGAATTCGGCCTTCTGCACACGCCCAGAACAACTGAGGTGAAAGGGAGCTGACTGGAATCGGAGCTCTACTTCCCATTTGGAAcgggtttaaaaatatttccgTCAGCACGTGAGCACGGCCTGTCTCCTCCCGTGATGCATTAGCTCCTCTTGGAGCCTTTGTACATTTTAAATGAGGCCATTTCATTATCTTCAGCCAGACTAAAAACCTGCCCTGGCTCGTACCACTTGCTACGGCAGCGGGCGCGTTCAGCCTGTCTCTCGGTCTCTTATAGCCAGACAGCAGAGGCTGCTGACGTGAAATATATGTGAGGAACGCGAGCCAGCCATGGAGATCGTTACGACTGGAGGGGGATGAGCAGCGTAGGCTGCTCTTTCCTCACCGCTCACTGTGTGCTATGGGAGAGCCTGTCGAAGCTAATGAGAGTCTTTACACTGGctgcaaagggctttggatcaggccctgtgtgctTATGGCATCCATCAATGGTGCATGTCACTCAGGCACGCAGGAGGTGGAAATCAGGGCTTCCCCTGGTAAGGGACCCCTTCAAGGAACCCTAGAGAGACTCCCTCCATCCTAAATATCTCCATGTGGCTCAGGTGCCATATCCCATTGCTACTGCGcctttagctcatgcggtagctgttaggatatagatattcaggcctgtatGCAAAGGCCtgtactttaagaatttaggtgtattcttatcacttagctagttatagaggtataaaagaaagaatttaggtgtattcttatcacttagctagttatagaggtataaaagaaagaatcaaagatcactgtctgtataatggccttctcttactgtgacaggctaagacgtagttaggcagccataagctgggaagtgtatggtcacatcctcacattccaaattagtcacattgaaataaggtgctattggactgttaggaatatcaggacaggattgtattcctatcacctccagagaaagggaagagcctagaagatgtaaaaggaaacttagtttaatagcatcctgtctggcaagaactcacttatcaatagacacggctggaaaacccttatggcTGTATAGATGTaattgtgaaatcctcacttctgtattgttttgtatgtttatttgcatggtctctgtctggttctgtgattgtttctgtctgctgtataattaattttgggtataaaccaattaaggtggtgggatataattggttaaataaccatgttagaATATGTTAGggttggttagttaaatttcagtaaaatgattggttaaggtatagctaagcaaaactcaggttttactatatagtctgcagtcaatcagaaagggggtgggggaggaatgggaacggggatgggggaattaaaatcatgtcttgctaaaggggaaaatggaaacaggggatgggaacaggaacagggacacaggcaaagcTCAGTGgtgtcagagcagggaagggggacactaaggaaggaaactggaatcatggttgctggaagttcaccccaataaacatcgaattgtttgtgcctttggaCTTTGAGTATTGTtcctctctgttcatgcgagaaggaccagggaagtgaaaGGGTGACGGAATAAGCCTCCTAACAGTAGCAGCTCAGGCTGCGGTGTAAAGTCCCAGGTTCTGTTCTGCTGATGAGCCCCAAAGAACATCATTGCACTTGGCCTGATGTGATGCCTCTTACCCTCCAGGTGTCCACGTAGTCCACATCCGACTGTAGAAGCAACCCGTCCTTTTGAGGCATGAGCTCCCCACTGATATTCTGCAGGGGAACAGATCAAGAGCCACTTTCTAGGGGGAAGCATCCCATGTGCACCTCTGGAACTGCTGAGAGTACTGGCCTGACTTGCCAAGAATTAACGAGTGGCAAGGCATCAAACACCCCAGCTAGCCCATCCATCCCCGGGGAATGCCCAGCACCTCTGTCAGAGTTATTGCAATAGGAGGAAGTGCTAAAGAAAGGCAGGGACACTGGATTTTTTTAGCTGGATGATGCAGCATCAGTGAGGTCTGCATGGGCCTTTTCTAGAAGTGAATATCCCAGCCTGTTTGCTTGACCCTGCTCCCACTATTTCAGTCATGGGGAGGCAGTCCAGGCTCCTGAGCTCAAAGGAGAATGAGGCTGGGTCATGACTTGGATAGGAGACTCACCTGCTCTGGTGTTGCTGAGTCAGTGCACATCCATTTCAGCAGTAAGTGTAATTACCCCAATAGAGTTTAGTCCCGCTGTTCTTACAAGTCCCCTTCCTCTTACCAAAATTGCCAAGAGACCCTCACTGATCATGCCTGGTGAGGATGATTCTATGTTCCATCCAGAAGACCCATCTACAGTATCACACTGCCCAACACCCAATTACCCTCGATTTTTCCTACAGTTCAACTGGATCCTCTCATTTTCTTCATTTCCCAGCCTAGATTATTTTGCTGTTAAATAGTTGCTGTGTGGCAGCGTTCTAGCTGCTTATCCTTTATTTGTCTCCCATGGGCACTTTGTGACTACATGAGCCAAGTTCTCTGTTGGTTTATGCCATCCAGCCATGGAAGTCAGACAATGGGGCCCAGTTATTCCTTGTTTCTAAAGCCCTTGTAGCTACTTGGATGGAAGGTGCAACAGAACCTTTATcttatcaccataatatctgagcacctcacgcACCTGTGAGGCAGGACAGTGCTGTTAGTTCCATGTGACACAGGAAGAACTGAGGGCAAGGTCTATcaagtgactcgcccaaggtcgCGTTTTAAGTCTGTGGTTAAACTGGGAGTTGAACCTAGTAATCCTGAGTCCCAGCTTTGCATGTTAGCCACTAGAACATGCTTCCTAGAAATGCAAAAGGAAACCAGACAACACACTCAGAGGCTATCGACCTGCCGCGGAGGGACAACCCATACTTCCTTGTTTTGCCTCTTGACAATTAAAAATAGAAACCCAGTTCTGTCCTGCACTGACTCATTGCCATGTAAACTGCTGTGTGGCtagggggaagaaagggaaataaatgcCATCGGCTAAGAGAGAATCCACCTTACCGGAAAGCCCATTGGAGAGTGCATGAGATAGAGATCCAGGTAATCCAGGTTCAGCATCATCAGGCTTTTCAGGAAAGCCGGCTTCACATCCTGCGGGgcgtggaagctgttccacagctgCCCAGAGAAGATAGTTGCATTATTAGTTGTATTCCAGGAGCACCTAACCAAAATGAGGGTCCTTTATGCTGGGCACTATAGAGAGAGGCAGTACGtgctctgcagagctcagtcTAAATAGAAGAGACAGACCCAGGGTGGGAGAAGAAacgtggaggggaggggaattacTCCAGGTCACACAgcgggtcagtggcagagttagggATAGAGCCCAGGTTTCCAGACTCCCAATCGACTGTCTGTTCTATGGGACCAGGCTGCCTCTGTGATATGGGGGCATGGTTAGACAAAGAGTAGGAGAACGGGAGTATAATGAGCTGTATtgatggggaaccgaggcacagagagagggagggtgtgacagagccaggaaccaaagccagatctcctgaatcccaggccaGTGGCTTCACCCcagcaccatccttcctctctaagaGCAAAACCGACATCCCTTTCCCCAGCATTTTACTCTATACAAATGATGTGTTCCCCCCGGGCCTTAGAGCAACAAGTCAAATGTTGCTCTTCATTCCATGTCCCTGCTCCTATTGGTCTGCTCTTCTCAGCAAGAAACCAGGAGGAGGAGCCAGCACTATGTGACCAATCAGCTCTCAGGTACACCCAGCTTGGGAATCTTTTCTATTTAGCATTCCATTGCCGCTTATTGTTTGTTGTGGGCACCTACCGTGGGCCTTTGTTACTTGCATCATAAACAGTCTGAGATAATATCATAAGTATagcttagtcttgagaaaagacgtcTGAGGGCGGCCTGATACCAGTCTTGAAATATGTGAAGGGCGGTAATAAAGaggactggtttcagagtagcagccatgttagtctgtatccacaaaaagaacaggagtccttatggcaccttagagactaacaaatttatttgagcataagattccgtgggctacagcccgcttcatcggatgcatgtagtggaaaataaagtaggaagatatatatcagagaacatgaaacaatgggtgttatcatacacactctaatgagagttactagcaggagagagaaaaactttttgtagtggtaatcaaaatgcttcatttgcagcagttgacaagaagttgtgaggaacagtgggggggggggaaataaacatggggaaatagttttactttgtgtaatgacccatccactcccagtctttatttaagcctaatttaatggtgtctgttttgcaaattaattccaattcagcagtctctcgttggagtctgtttttgaagtttttttgttgtaatattgcaacttctAGGTCTATAATTGAATGgctagggagattgaagtgttctccaactggtttttgaatgttataattcttgacttctgatttgtgtccattcattcttttacgtagagactgtccggtttggccaatgcacatggcagagggacattgctgacacatgatggcatatatcacattggtagatgtgccggtgaatgagcctctgatagtgtggctgatgtgattaggtcctatgatggtatcccctgaatagatatgtgacagagttggcaacgggctttgttgcaaggatagcttcctgggttagtgtttttgttgtgtggttgctggtgagtatttgcttcaggtttgggggctgcctgtaagcaaggactggcctgtctcccaagatctgtgagaatgatggatcgtccttcaggataggttgtagatccttgataatgcactggagaggttttagttgggggctgaaggtgatggctagtggcattctgttactttctttgttgggcctgtcctgtagtaggtgttctgggtactcttctgaatctgtttcttcacttcagcaggtagtttattgtatttgtaagaacgcttgatagagatcttgtaggtgtttgtctctgtctgagggattggagcaaatgcgattgtatcatagagcttggctgtagacaatggattgagtggtgtggtctggatgaaagctggaggcatgtaggtaagaggactgtgatcaattgttcttcatgttcattggaggtaggacaaaaagtaatgggttAAACTATTGGCAGAggggatttaggttagatattaggaaaacctttctaactctatgtagttaagctctggaacaggcttccaaggaaggtcgTGAAATCCCCttgctggaggtttttaagaccaggttggacaaaACTGGTCAGGGATAGTCAAGGTTTACCTGGTCCTGCTTCAGTGtaagggactggacttgatgacttcttggggtcccttccaggcTGACATCtgatatttctgtgattctatagtAGCTATGGGTGTGCTCCACAAAAGTGAGATGTTTGTGTATATGTAGATAGTACTAACTCCATTAACTATCGAATGGCATATAAGAACATGTAGCACTACTGGGCAAAAAATGGAATTTGAATCCTGTGGAGAATTCCAATGAATTGTTATTTCTAGTAGggtgaaaattctgaaaattttctaTTTGGAAACATTGAAACTTTGCATTTTGCTAAGGTCAAAATAATACAGTCTGGAACCACACAAAAATATGCAAGTGGAagttaaatgaaacaagaaagtcAAAACGATATGCGTCGACATTTTTCCATCACAATTTCACCAAAATTGAGATGTTTCTGCAGAATGGTTTTAGATGTCAACAAAATTGTATTTTCCAGCTGAAACCTGTTCCATTGTCCATTTTTGATCATTTCTGATAAGTTAGAAAGTTTAATAAAATTGTTCTGCACTGGGAGTGGCAGCTTTTTGACAATTGTGTTTCAATCCACAAGGCATACAGCACAGCCAACATCAAGCCTTCAtgagtcatagaatcacagactatcagggttgaaagcgacctcaggaggtcatctagtccaagcccctgctcaaagcaggccctcCAGAAtccatgagattggcttaaaaaccatAGGgtcttatttgccttctggcctTTAGAGGGTCTCATTTTGCAGCTTCTGTGAATAACCAAGAGGGCTAggaaattgttttttatttagcAGAGGCTGAAATGTTCACCCTATCGTGAATCCCGGAGCAGAGGCcatgagaaaaaacaacaacccagtaTCCCAAGTCTTGGGGTAGCTTAGAAAGAATTGGCAATCCTGGGCTTCTGTTTGGAAGGAAAATGGGGCTCACCTTGCTCACCACATAAAGCTCATCTCTCTTCAGCCTCCCTTCTCCGAACTTCTTTTGAAAGGCTGCTCCGATCTCGGCCTCGTTCTGGTAGAAATAAGCACAGTCGACGTGCTGATATCCAGCATCTAAAGCTACCTCCACGGCTTCCTGAACGGCCCCCGGGGGAGACTGCAAAGAAAGCAATAGACGCATCACCGCTTGCTATCTAATCTTCCCCAGAGCCATGCTCCTGGGGCGAacgagctacactgatttacaccagctcaatAGCTTGGGACCTGTCAAGCCAAACCCAGGGCCAGGCCTTGTCCACAATTGGGCAGGAGATACCCGCAGGGAACGGCTAGGTGCTGCAAACTCCACACGTGGTGCTCGTCCTTCCAAGTCGGTGTTAAACCAAGGCCCCAGCATGGCGCTAGGGGGCGTTATGGTGCCCACGATGCCACCTTTCAGCTACGGTGCATAGTGGCACTCCAGCCCACATTTGGTTGTTAAAAGGGTCCCACGGCACCCTGGGCAAAAGAGCTTCAGCTGCAACTTTGCAAAGCCAAGCctcatgaaatattttgttgcCTTGGAGACTAAAAGGGCTTTGGGTACATGCATAGACGGGAGTAACAAGGTCGTCCTTT from Chelonoidis abingdonii isolate Lonesome George chromosome 2, CheloAbing_2.0, whole genome shotgun sequence includes:
- the LOC116816060 gene encoding aldo-keto reductase 1B-like, with protein sequence MRLLLSLQSPPGAVQEAVEVALDAGYQHVDCAYFYQNEAEIGAAFQKKFGEGRLKRDELYVVSKLWNSFHAPQDVKPAFLKSLMMLNLDYLDLYLMHSPMGFPNISGELMPQKDGLLLQSDVDYVDTWRTMEKLVDEGLVKSVGVSNFNVSQLERLLSVCRIKPAANQVELHPYLTQPQLVEYCKSKGIVLIAYSPFGCPALPCPSGENSPVPLLENPTVNEIAQKHGKTSAQVLIRFHIQRGIATIPKSITPARIVENAEVYDFHLTHKEIQMLEGLNCNTRFIKWNLLGLETHKHFPFSDKK